CAAGGATGCCACCAAGTCCGCCAAGGAGCTCAAGCCCAAGCCATCACCCATCAGGGAAAACGAAGTCAAGGTTTCCAACTCAAAGATCTACGTGGAGAGTCGCGGACCGGGTAATCCCTCGCAGAAACAGCTGAACGCCTCGACCCTGGAGGATGACCACGACTCCGGAATTGCCATGAACTCACTGCTCAACAGCCTGGGACGTCGCAATCCCATTGCCGAGAAGAAGAGCGTATTCTCCATCGCCTACGACGACGTCAGCCGGGTGAAGAAGATCAACTCGGGCGGCGAGTCGCCGCAGTACTAGTAGCGATCCACTCCAAACCCTTCAAAGGAACAATCATATGTGATAGCCTCCAAGGCTCCCTACCTGCGAATCATCGAACCAATATCTGCAATACTGTATCATATACACCCAAAGCCAGCCTGTTACCCCATTCGTAGTCTACGGGACGTTGAGAAATGTTCAACTCGTTTCTGTGCACCGAAAACACACAACATACGTTAGGATCCGGTTAGGATTGCCGCCTTCATTGTAACCATAAGCCGACAGATGTAGTtcaaagttttatatttaacaataCACCTAGAGTCTAGGAGAGTGGCGTAAGCTCCATGCCACACCAATGTATTCAACTCTATCCTATACGCATTATGTAGCCGACCCTATGTACGACCAAAATTGTTAAGGATATTTATACGGTTAACGTTTAGTGTGTCTTCTTGTACATATCACGCACAAGTCATTGCAAGTGCTATCCTACCAGAAACTTGTGCAAATGTGTATGTACATAAGCTAATGTATACTTTGCAGTCGAATGAACAAATGCCTGCCATATTGAAAACACTTGCAAATATAATCTAATAAATCAGTATCGAATTAATGTACATATTCTAAGGATAAGCTTatgcaaataaaacaaattaatccCAATTAATGTGTTGACTTATTCTTAAAAGGGAAACGGGGgatatataaaagatatatatgaCATGAAATATGTCTTTGGACTCTTTGGGAACCTACTTACAAGGCTTCAAAGCCCAGCAGGAAATATTAAAGCGATAATGAAGGTATTTCTATCcctatatatctatatttaagCGATAATTAAGGCTTTTCTATCCCTCCTGAATACCTCCTGCTGCGACCTCCACAAAGTAGGCAACATTTTTATTCGACTAACAAGGCCAactaagaatatttattagctTTTATCGTTTCAAAAGAGCACACACAACTTCCTAGGGTTAATGACAGCACATTTTTCTTCGTTTTGCTTCCGTTGGTTGTTGTGCTTATTCCCCTCGTTTTCTCTCTGCGACTATTAAGTGTTTGTATAAGAGCTCAGATGCCGGGGGTAAATAAAATGCGTACAGCATTCACGCTCTCCATTTTAAATGTATCTTTGAGATACAAAATAACATAGAATGAAAGAAGTTTGACGGCATTACAAAAGTCTTCTACTGGTTGGAACAACCGAGAACGAATCTTAGAGATAGTAGAGTCTTGCTTGAGGTTTCAACTTCAAACCGAGTTCATTTGACGTCACTTCGAACTAGGAAAAATACTTTAcggtatatatattattcatCATAAAAACAACGTTaatataaatgttaaatatttatattttagcatAGGATTATAGCTACCCACATAATTGTTTAATGTTActtcattttattaataatcataaaaGCTTGAGATGATCCAAAGTCTTAACattttatatgttatataattGAAGGCGAGCCTGTAATATCTATAATTATAtccataatatttataataataatattattaacttCAATTTACATTCTTTAAAACATTAATGTTTACTCTCTAGAAAAATAAAGACAGAGACTATTTAAAAGTGGCGCCAAGTTAAGCTTCGAACAGAAAGCTTTATTTATCAGCCTCGCAACTTAAAAATCGGTCgttcatatgtatatatcagGCTGATCAGCTGGTCGAACACAACCCCTCGCAACGTCGCACTATGGGGCGAACAACCACTTTTTatggcattaattaataactagTAGAAATTTTTAAGTTCTGTTGTTTAAAGCAagtttaatacaaaaaaaaagacaaatatTTCACTAAAAATGGACGCGATCTcggttttttttaatgattaaacttttttttcagagttgaaaatttttttcttaaaataaaaacttcaatGAAACAACCTAATTTTCTGTAATATGACTTGAATGTATACAGATTTGTTATAACttgaatacaaatttaaatatctgTACCAATTTTGGTCGTTTAAACGTTCCAAAGGTTAAAAAACTCGATATTTTTCAGATGTACGGTTATCAcctttaaatttgaatttcagAGAAAGTGTGCAAAACTTTGATACTCACAGAATATAAAAAGAATCACTAAATctacaatataaattaatgttataAGAACGTATTTTaacaactttaaaaaaatgggTTTATGCCAGAAAAGGTAGTCGTTTGCCCCATAGTGCGTCGCTCGAACAGCAAAGTACTCGAGCCAAGTGGCGACGCTCCTCAAACTCATTCTCTTTGCGAGTGCGGATGTGAGTTGTTTGGTCTTTTTCGTGTTCGTTTCAACATACTCAGTTTATTCAaaacacatttatttaattgcagAGGAAATCCACAAACTTTTACTAAAACCCAGCCAAGTGTTTAATAAAAAACTGCAAAATGTGCAAGTGCCTAGCCGGAAACGTGGCCTGCTGGTGAGTTCAATTAATTGGTTTAGCATCATTAAACTTCAGAATATAAAGTACAAAAGATGcgtataatattattattaaagcgGTCGGTAACCGCCCAAGACATATAAATAGATCGGGACTCGTGAGTAAGACAGCTCCGGTGAGATAAGGAGGTGTGCAACCACCTGATAACTCTAGTTAGCTtctatttacatatataaaaccaAGTGCGGGAAGATCTGTGGATACACACCCAAAAAGTTCCCAAGGGAGCTGCTTCTGTCTAGtacttttctttatatatcGCTGTAAAGAGAGAGCATTGTAAAATTAAAGCGGAAGCAGAACTGTGAGAAAAACTGGAAATCGCTGTGCGAATACTCGCTTGAATCTCTTATACGTATCGGTAGGTAGGGAGCAATACAGGTTTCCATATCAAAACAATGAAAGCAATGAGAGCAGGTAAACAAACTGCATGAGAATCCGTGCTGAGAACCATTACCATTCTACCTGAAAGAGTTTCCACTTTCGATGCGGTCCGACTGTATGGATACATGTATCATCGCTTAAGCTGGCAGAATAAATTACTTAATTGTCTACGATATCATACGCACACTGGCTGCGATagaacatatatatttgtacatGACATGCAACGTGGATTCCGCAAAAGTCTACTTATTATTCCAGCTCACGCTTCCCCAAGGCACtcaattatatatgtatgtggcGGTTCATATTCGCGCACAGTGGCCACAATTGAAAGAACCGCATATTTGCGTATCTATTAGATTCAAACAGCGACGAGGATGAGGGCATTTTGAAAACAACGCGTCGCATTAGTTCCTTTATTTGTGTACCAGCTGGCTCCAGAATGTCCTGGCTCCGTTGAGGCGCGACGGAATTATTCCTTGAATACACATATCTACCCCCAGGAATCTCCCCTCTCTCGTCTCCGGTGCTTTTGGCCAACAACAAGCGTCGTCGTCAGTCTGTCGCCGGTTTCGCATTTCCGTCGGAATGATATGACAAGCCAGCTCTTGGCCCTGAGAACGTAGTTGGTGGTAACTCGCTGCTACTGCCAGGGTGGAAATTTAATTACGAGTATTATTTGgggtgcatttttattacacGCAACTTTTCATGCGTAATTAATTTGGAGGTCTTGCATCATTCGGATGTTCTACTTCCCCTTTTGCTATGGTTATGAAATATTGATACTGATGACCAGTTAAAAATGGATTATGTAGAATTACTAGAAGTTAAATTTGTATATCTAAAATTTAGGGAGAAGAATGAGTAACACCAAACGGATGTGCTATCAGAAAACTTTACCATCTGCTGAGGATGATCTCATTAGAaagctatttatttataatttatttgaatctAAAGATACAAAACATATCAAAAACTTGTATTTATCTTGGGCTTCTCTCATTTCAGCTGCTTCAACTGCGCCCTCAGTGTGCTAATCTCGGTCATCAGTACCTTCTTGGTGGTCATCATCGTGGTCGGCTTGGCCGTCTACTTTATTTACTACTACGAGAAGGAGGACGATGTCACCAAGCTCACAAACAAAGTGACCGACAACATCCAGTCAGgatttgataaaataaaagatGCCCTAAGCAAATAAGACAAACAGCTAAAGTAAGCATAAATGACAAAGTTTTGCCGTAAAATACTAATTAACTTTCACTTTCAGATAAGTTCACATACATAAATGTTCCAAGCTATGCATGATTCCATCGATTCAGATTAAATGCCACCAATTTACATAAACAAACACCGCCGGAGCCTTGAAGAGGACGATAATTGTTACAACTTTTTCAGTACAAgtacaaataaaatgttataacACCCTCTTAACTCTATATATTATTGTGAATCTCCAACTAAAACAGAATGTTCCAACGCAAaccaattttataattaaactatttatgatatttaaataCAGAACAAAAGAACTTTATAATACATCGAAATcgtttaaagtgttttcttaataaacaaaaaataaaataatgaataaatttgCAGTTTTCTCATTAAAgctataaatagaaatttgaCTATTTAGAGTCGGATTAAAGCATATTCTTGGGATTTAAATGAGTAAGTAGGCTGACCGATAAGAGGAAGTCGAGCCACAGCGCCTtcctaataaaaataatctttttttttgccactcATTCAGTAAGCACACATCAGCTTATCATACTATTAGTTTACAGCCTCATGGCTACTTACAAAATGAATAAACAAAGCTTCAGTTTATGTATACCTTCTTTGCCATGTCCGACAAGataaaagggggaaaaataaacaaaaatactttCATAATTTCAGACATCAAGCTCTGCACCGTCGGATACTCTCGGCGGCCCTTCGATGCCGAAGATGGTCGGACAATCTCCaataaaatcgatatattCAGAGCCATTTTGAAGGCATCGACTCGATGAACTTCTACCAGGCTCCCATAAAGCACAGAAGTGCTGCCAATCGTTCGACGACTTCGATTGGATCCAAATCAGCCCCTTCATCGCTCCGAAATGGAAACTCAACACGACGGAACGGTGGAGTGGGAAATCCAACATGGTGGAGCGATGGAGGGGAAATGGGAGCTCATCACAAAGGACTCCATTTCTATTCACTCTTTTCCAGCAGTCTGGCAGCATGCAACATAAACCGGTAAAATTTAAACGCCCAAAAGGACCTTTTGAAATGGTAAACTTTAATAAGGTTCTCTAtgaataaacaataatttttaaattgaaagtgTGGCCAAATAGTTGGAATATAATATTCCTAAGTTATAAAAATGCTATAGAATCTTTAAAGAAAATGGAAATACTATAAAATAATCCAGCAAAATCTGctcataaaataaaagtaaataaactattttaaatgaatGTAACTGAGGTAGACTTCAAGGACGACTACGAACACCCAGATGATCTGGAGTACATATTGGAATCGGTGTTGATGTCCAACGATGGAAGTGCAGAGTTTCAAAGTCTGGAAGAGAAGTACAATTCGGTGCTTCTGAACCAATGCCAATGCAAAGGATCCTGCGATAATATAGAAAACTGTCCACATGGCGGTCAGTATATGTACGGACCGGATGGAAAGGAGTTGCTCCTTTGGAACAGCGAGGCCTCTCCAAAACCGGTCATAGAATGCAACCCATTGTGCGAGTGTAGTAGGAACTCCTGCTCCAATCGTCTGGTGCAGTATGGACCAAGAAGGAATCTGGAAGTATTCGATTCTCCGATTTACGGATCAAAAGGACTACGCAGTAAAGTAAATATACCCTGCCGGGTCTTTATCTGTGAATACGCAGGCGAACTATTGACCAAATCCGAGGCAAAGCGTCGCCTGGAAGCGAATGAGGCGCTCGGGCTGATGAACTATGTCCTGGTACTGAATGAATACACCAGCAATGAGAAGCAACAGGTGACCATTGTGGACCCCTCTCGTCGGGGGAACATCGGACGCTATCTGAACCACAGCTGTGAACCCAACTGCCAGATAGCAGCGGTACGAATAGACTGTCCCATACCGAAAATAGGTgagttttatttagtttttttcctAGTCTTGGATTAAGCGTTTTCAAAATCAACAGGCATCTTTGCTGCCCGCGATATTAAGGCCCAGGAGGAGTTGTGCTTTCATTACGGAGGAGAGGGGCAGTATGTGAACACGAAAAATGGAAAGACTTGCCTATGCGCTGCTCCTAATTGCACGGGTTACATGCCCAACACTGAAATTGATTAAAGGATATAGATAAAGTTTTCAAATAACAATGATTAGAACTTACCACTCAGAGTTTGTTGGGCACCGGCCCCTCCAGTGGCGGCAGCTTCTCCCTTATCCATTTCTCAAGATCCGAAATGGATGCAGTTTTTAGTTCATGTAGTGTGTTCTTCAGCGGATGGAATGTGCCCTTTACACCCAGCTTTTTCAGATTCTCAAAGGTCTCCATGCCCCAGTCTGGAGGTACCAGTGTATCCCGCTCTCCGTGGAACATGCGCAGCTCTGGAAGAGAACTGCCTTCCGGGTGATTTTGCAGGGACTCGTAGACAACAGATTCGCGATTTAGGAAGGAGGAATGGGCAAAGACACCCGCCAATTCGGGCTTCAAATGATACCCCGTATGCAGGGCCACTGCTCCGCCCATGGAGAAGCCGCCCACAATGATCCTGTTAAGCGGTATCCCGCTGGCCACCTCCTTCTCGATCAGCTCATTGATGGAATCGTAGCACTGCGACATGCTCCTCTTGTGCTCTCCGGCGGCTATGTTAATGGACTTGCGATCGAACCAAACGTGGGACATCTCGCCGTCCATAGGGGTATACTTCTGGAGCGGGGCCGTGGGATAGATGATTTTGATGTGCGGATACTCCAGATTCCGGCCGAGCACGAAGCGCACCCATTCCAGGATTCCGGGGCCAGTGTCCCCAGAGCCGTGGAAGAATATCACGGAGGCGGTGTGTCTTCCAGTGGCATTTATCGTCTTCAGGGCCAGTTTCATCTTCAATTCACCTTTGGagccttaaatatttaacaagaccgaataaataatataatcaaAGGGCATTGGTGTGACCAGATGCAAGGAGTCATGAGAATATTacattttagattttattttaatcagCTATATATCTTAATTTCGTCTTATACAATATTACCTGTATATCttctaattattaaatttgctGTGTTTAGATTCCTAGAACTTTAAACGtcagttaattttaatttatatacatttccaACTGTCCGGCAACGCTGATTGTCACACATGTAAACACGTTTGCGTTTTCCAACACAGGTCGTTTTACCTGAAAGAGAAGAAGAAAACTCGGAGTGGCAAGtggcaaatataaataaataaagttgtgAGTAGCTGTAAatgaaacgaataaaataCAAACCACACcgttatatataaatacaacagTTTAACTTACTTTTTCAAAGTTTTGGGTGCCGCAAAAGTCGTCTATTTACCTGCAAAGGTGTGTGCATTATCGTGTATCTTTGAGTGAAAACTTCAGTGAAACAAAGGGCCGTTTACGTTGCATTTCCCAGGCCATATACCTGTTTAATGGGCAGAGATGGCGAAAGCAGCTACAAATCTTAAAACTTGTGGCGAAACAGTGCAAATATTGAGGCTGAAATTGCGCAAATCTTTTGCAACAAAGTAGCTCTTGGCCTTCCTGCTTCCCATTTATCAGCTGTTCCGCACATGGTGTGAGAATCCCTACATATGTACAGTGGTTTGTAGATATGTAAATAGTCGAGTATATAGTTGTGAATGGGAGTGGGAGAGGGACAAAAAGTTGACTGTGTAAGTGagtaatatttgtttatgctGGATGCAAAGTTCAACGGTACCTTCACCCGCACTCACACACGGTCGCCCGCCCGCCGATTACGCTATTTGTTTTCACCTACACAAAACCATTCAAATGTGTGAATACGCTTTGAACGTGTGTAAGGTTTTGCCTCCTCACCGTGATTCGGCAGTATTTCGCCCAGTTTCTGCCTTTATCATTCCATTCCCACCAACTCAGCGTCACTTTACGCGGAAATTTTAAAACCGCAAAGTGTGTGATAAAAGAATAGGGGAAAATTGGTAATCCCGTCACCTGAGCGCTATTGAAGCGTGTAATGATGAATTTACAAAACCGCGATTTTGGGGAAACCCCCGTCCTACGTTATCAGCACAGCTGGGTTTTCATGTTATCTACTTCAAAGATTGAGATACAAAATTCTAGAGATAACTCCACTAAGAAATAGAttaacatatgtacatattttggTATTATAGCACAcaaaatcatttattttagaaaacattttaaaatattggtattttttaactatataatttagtaattaggataaagaaattaaaaactaacttCAGTTTTCCATAGGATCATGCCATTGAATCAAAAACCTATCAAAACTAAGccgaaaaaaatcaaattcaattcggaaagcattTCTATGCTAAAAATTCTCTTctgtttttatgattttaacttattaaatttaaaaaaattttaatttccgaACTTGTCTACAAATTCTTGCATTTTAATActaatcaagaatatatatgatttatggggtcggaaatgacttagTTTTAAAGTCAGCATTATGTTTCTAATATTGTTACGTTGTCAGGTAGAAATTGATTTGGTAGATAATTCTATCATCAATTTATAAGTGCAAAAAGTGGGTGTGTTTTACGACTATTGGTGCCATAAACTTGTGAAATCCACCCATGGCAAGTTCAAATTTAGTGACTCAAATTGCTAGGTAACAATGATTAAtcagatttatatttatacagtGACACCTCTTTTGGAGTGTCAGATAATATCCCAACAAAATATACGAGAAATTAATGGGTATTCTTCTTCTAACTTAGATcattaaaagcaaattttccGAGAATgctaaatgtattttatatttaaatcctTAATTTACttggaatattttataaaataacccagatttaaatattttccgctGAAATTCGGCCTACTAAAATCTCAGAAAATTACGAACTTGAGGTCTGAGCAAATGTACATCACACATTAACATATAGAGTACTTcagattgtttttattttgttccattgagctatttatttatttattcgcaTGGACTTTGAACGTTTTAAAGCTACACTTTCAAACGAATCGAAATTCCGGGAGGCTTCAATGACGtgcaaacaattttttttttttggaaactGAAATTATCTGTAGccgcaaataattaaaatggaaattcTAAATTTTCCGAAAACCGGCTGAGCCGGTTAAGCAATTCTCACAAGAAATGGAAAATCATCGAAGcgctttgtttacaaaaaaaatcaccgATTTGTGAACATCATCGTTACCGTGCTGGAAGGTGCTCGTAAAGCATTCGTTGTTCATTCATGTTATGACTTTTTATCGCCTCGAAAAGGAGTATTCACCTGTAAGGGTCCGAAGAGCCGAGTCACATGTAAGCATGATAACGCTATTCGTAACGCAACTCTCGCCGCCCTGCCATCTGAGAGATAAGTCGTCCGCTCCATGGTGCTGCTCTGGGCCCGGCAGTGGCTCCCGATGGTTGAACGGACCACCGCTTGGCAGTCAGTTGACGGGCTCTCTTCACGGCGCACGCATGATCGCCGGAGCGGATTTACGGCGCAGCAGCTGATCGCGCGCTTTCGATTTCTCAGTGTCTTTGTTCCATTTCGTTTGGAATTATCTGGTGTGGAGTGTCCATATAGGGGTTTACATATACCCGAGATTGTTATTATTACAATATTATCTCTTGTGGAGTGacttaaaaaagaaacattaaaGGAGCCCCAACTTATAGTGCCAAAATGCAAACCCAAATGCAGACACAAATGCAGTATGAGAGTCATATCTCATCTCCAACACATCAATTAAATAATCGCCTTCAAGCAGGTTGGTTTTTAATATACAA
Above is a genomic segment from Drosophila kikkawai strain 14028-0561.14 chromosome 3R, DkikHiC1v2, whole genome shotgun sequence containing:
- the LOC108071423 gene encoding lysophospholipase-like protein 1; this encodes MKLALKTINATGRHTASVIFFHGSGDTGPGILEWVRFVLGRNLEYPHIKIIYPTAPLQKYTPMDGEMSHVWFDRKSINIAAGEHKRSMSQCYDSINELIEKEVASGIPLNRIIVGGFSMGGAVALHTGYHLKPELAGVFAHSSFLNRESVVYESLQNHPEGSSLPELRMFHGERDTLVPPDWGMETFENLKKLGVKGTFHPLKNTLHELKTASISDLEKWIREKLPPLEGPVPNKL
- the LOC108071425 gene encoding protein midgut expression 1, producing the protein MCKCLAGNVACCCFNCALSVLISVISTFLVVIIVVGLAVYFIYYYEKEDDVTKLTNKVTDNIQSGFDKIKDALSK
- the LOC108071422 gene encoding probable histone-lysine N-methyltransferase set-23, producing MNVTEVDFKDDYEHPDDLEYILESVLMSNDGSAEFQSLEEKYNSVLLNQCQCKGSCDNIENCPHGGQYMYGPDGKELLLWNSEASPKPVIECNPLCECSRNSCSNRLVQYGPRRNLEVFDSPIYGSKGLRSKVNIPCRVFICEYAGELLTKSEAKRRLEANEALGLMNYVLVLNEYTSNEKQQVTIVDPSRRGNIGRYLNHSCEPNCQIAAVRIDCPIPKIGIFAARDIKAQEELCFHYGGEGQYVNTKNGKTCLCAAPNCTGYMPNTEID